A section of the Primulina eburnea isolate SZY01 chromosome 1, ASM2296580v1, whole genome shotgun sequence genome encodes:
- the LOC140841143 gene encoding heptahelical transmembrane protein 4-like isoform X1, with protein MGKNKRNFGLKSCCESNENESISSQSREGKGKRLWRKVKYQLVEYHSLPGYLKDNEYILGHYRSEWPMKQALLSVFTIHNETLNVWTHLIGFFLFLSLTIYTAMMVPKVVDLHNLPNVLKKAEFHQLRMELTTCIQYLPHMSDFQTLRKGLKTSLHTMDLIPSLTDLHIMELLSNCLPERLSHSNHTDTCVLSSMKDDVSNIVAPLMLRPITRWPFFAFMCGAMSCLLASSACHLLCCHSERLSYIMLRFDYAGISALITTSFYPLVFYSFMCYPLFCNLYIGFITILGIGTILVSLLPVFQSPEYRNFRTMLFVGMSLSGAAPILHKIILFWNQPEAVHTTVYEALMGTFYGIGTLVYATRVPERWMPGKFDIAGHSHQLFHIMVVAGAYTHYRAGLVYLRWRDLEGC; from the exons ATGGGCAAGAACAAAAGGAATTTTGGATTGAAATCTTGCTGTGAATCAAATGAGAATGAGAGCATTTCTTCTCAATCAAGAGAAGGGAAAGGAAAAAGATTGTGGAGGAAAGTGAAGTACCAGTTGGTGGAGTATCATTCTTTGCCTGGGTATTTGAAAGACAACGAGTATATTCTGGGCCATTACAGGTCCGAATGGCCAATGAAGCAGGCCTTGCTCAGTGTTTTTACCATTCACAATGAGACCCTCAATGTTTGGAC GCACTTGATAGGGTTCTTCTTATTCCTTTCCCTGACCATTTATACTGCTATGATGGTTCCAAAGGTTGTTGACCTACATAACTTACCCAACGTGCTCAAAAAAGCAGAGTTTCACCAATTACGAATGGAGCTCACAACTTGTATCCAATACTTGCCACACATGTCTGATTTCCAAACACTTCGAAAGGGGTTAAAAACTTCCTTGCATACCATGGACTTGATACCATCCTTGACTGATTTGCATATCATGGAACTTCTCAGCAACTGTTTACCAGAACGTCTTTCCCACAGTAACCACACCGATACTTGTGTTCTG AGTAGCATGAAGGATGACGTGTCAAACATAGTAGCACCATTGATGTTAAGGCCAATCACACGGTGGCCATTCTTCGCCTTCATGTGCGGGGCGATGTCTTGCTTGTTAGCAAGCAGTGCATGCCACTTGCTCTGTTGTCACTCCGAACGCCTATCCTACATCATGCTTAGATTTGATTATGCAGGAATATCCGCCCTTATAACAACCTCCTTTTATCCCCTTGTCTTTTATTCGTTCATGTGCTATCCTCTCTTCTGCAACCTGTACATAGGATTCATCACAATTTTGGGTATAGGTACGATATTGGTATCCCTTCTTCCGGTTTTCCAAAGCCCTGAGTACCGTAACTTCCGAACCATGCTGTTTGTTGGGATGAGTCTATCAGGTGCAGCACCTATTCTACACAAGATCATTTTGTTCTGGAACCAGCCGGAGGCGGTCCATACAACAGTTTACGAAGCCTTGATGGGCACATTCTATGGGATCGGAACACTTGTCTATGCAACGAGAGTGCCAGAGAGGTGGATGCCAGGAAAATTCGATATTGCCGGGCATAGTCACCAACTTTTCCATATAATGGTTGTGGCTGGTGCTTATACACATTATCGTGCTGGGCTCGTTTATCTCAGATGGCGCGATCTCGAAGGATGCTGA
- the LOC140841398 gene encoding uncharacterized protein — protein MDRRHDNIRICLLLHQMVVRTTFMVCLLIRHRTRCIAKRRRQTRTTAASYSMTGRITAQMNHLRRIIETGDVECVVNLRMNRNSFAQLCYLVTHVGGLQHSRYVRVEEKVAMFLSILAHHKKNRVIGHDYLRSGHTISNHFHEVLGSVLKLHTILLVKPSPVDETCTDETWKWFKGCVGALDGTYVNVHVPVSEKGKYRTRKGTIAVNVLGVCDRDMNFIYALCGWEGSAADARVLRDALSRDDGLKVERGCYYLCDNGYANVQGFLTPYRRVPYHRDAWGNRTTAPQNYKELFNWRHSKARNVIERAFGLLKKRWAILRSPSFYPLKTQNRIIMACILLHNFVRAQMPDNLVDEIGDETLSPMPPTDNYFIDDFNSSDAWDMWRDNFSMSMYHN, from the exons ATGGATCGTAGACATGATAACATTAGAATTTGCCTGCTGCTACACCAAATGGTGGTACGTACTACTTTTATGGTATGTCTTTTAATACGCCATCGCACGAGATGTATCGCCAAACGACGTCGTCAAACACGTACAACTGCCGCTTCATACAGCATGACAGGAAGAATCACTGCACAAATGAACCATTTGAGAAGAATTATCGAAACCGGAGATGTTGAATGTGTGGTGAATTTGAGGATGAATAGAAATTCTTTTGCACAACTATGTTACTTGGTAACCCACGTCGGCGGGCTTCAACATTCTAGATATGTTAGGGTTGAAGAGAAAGTCGCAATGTTTTTGTCTATTTTGGCGCATCACAAAAAAAACCGAGTCATTGGTCATGATTATTTACGAAGTGGTCATACAATCAGCAATCATTTCCATGAAGTATTGGGGTCAGTATTGAAGTTACATACTATACTGCTCGTTAAGCCTTCCCCAGTCGACGAAACATGCACCGACGAGACGTGGAAATGGTTCAAG GGTTGTGTTGGTGCGTTGGATGGTACATATGTTAATGTTCATGTGCCTGTATCAGAGAAGGGAAAATACAGAACCAGAAAGGGAACCATTGCCGTGAATGTTTTGGGAGTGTGCGACCGAGATATGAACTTCATTTATGCCCTCTGTGGTTGGGAAGGATCGGCAGCCGATGCTCGAGTTCTTCGTGATGCTTTATCACGTGACGACGGACTAAAAGTTGAAAGAG GTTGTTACTATTTGTGCGATAATGGATATGCAAACGTCCAAGGATTCTTGACTCCGTACAGAAGAGTACCATACCATAGGGATGCTTGGGGCAATCGCACAACTGCTCCCCAGAATTATAAAGAACTCTTCAATTGGAGACATAGCAAAGCTAGGAATGTGATTGAAAGAGCTTTTGGCTTGCTTAAAAAAAGATGGGCCATTCTTCGAAGTCCTTCTTTCTACCCACTTAAAACTCAGAACAGAATCATAATGGCTTGCATTTTGTTACACAACTTTGTTCGAGCTCAAATGCCGGATAATCTTGTTGACGAGATCGGCGACGAGACATTAAGCCCAATGCCACCTACTGACAATTACTTTATTGATGATTTTAATTCCTCCGATGCATGGGATATGTGGAGAGATAACTTTTCAATGTCGATGTACCACAACTAA
- the LOC140841143 gene encoding heptahelical transmembrane protein 4-like isoform X2, translating to MKDDVSNIVAPLMLRPITRWPFFAFMCGAMSCLLASSACHLLCCHSERLSYIMLRFDYAGISALITTSFYPLVFYSFMCYPLFCNLYIGFITILGIGTILVSLLPVFQSPEYRNFRTMLFVGMSLSGAAPILHKIILFWNQPEAVHTTVYEALMGTFYGIGTLVYATRVPERWMPGKFDIAGHSHQLFHIMVVAGAYTHYRAGLVYLRWRDLEGC from the coding sequence ATGAAGGATGACGTGTCAAACATAGTAGCACCATTGATGTTAAGGCCAATCACACGGTGGCCATTCTTCGCCTTCATGTGCGGGGCGATGTCTTGCTTGTTAGCAAGCAGTGCATGCCACTTGCTCTGTTGTCACTCCGAACGCCTATCCTACATCATGCTTAGATTTGATTATGCAGGAATATCCGCCCTTATAACAACCTCCTTTTATCCCCTTGTCTTTTATTCGTTCATGTGCTATCCTCTCTTCTGCAACCTGTACATAGGATTCATCACAATTTTGGGTATAGGTACGATATTGGTATCCCTTCTTCCGGTTTTCCAAAGCCCTGAGTACCGTAACTTCCGAACCATGCTGTTTGTTGGGATGAGTCTATCAGGTGCAGCACCTATTCTACACAAGATCATTTTGTTCTGGAACCAGCCGGAGGCGGTCCATACAACAGTTTACGAAGCCTTGATGGGCACATTCTATGGGATCGGAACACTTGTCTATGCAACGAGAGTGCCAGAGAGGTGGATGCCAGGAAAATTCGATATTGCCGGGCATAGTCACCAACTTTTCCATATAATGGTTGTGGCTGGTGCTTATACACATTATCGTGCTGGGCTCGTTTATCTCAGATGGCGCGATCTCGAAGGATGCTGA
- the LOC140840921 gene encoding ADP-ribosylation factor-like protein 8a — MGLLDAFLNWLRSLFFKQEMELSLIGLQNAGKTSLVNVIATGGYSEDMIPTVGFNMRKVVKGNVTMKLWDLGGQPRFRSMWERYCRAVSAIVYVVDAADQGNINISKQELHDLLSKQSLSGIPLLVVGNKIDNPQVVSKQELTDQMDLKSLTGREVCCYMISCKNSTNIDQVIDWLVKHSRLRS, encoded by the exons ATGGGTCTCTTGGATGCTTTTCTCAATTGGCTGAGAAG CCTCTTCTTCAAGCAAGAAATGGAACTGTCTTTAATTGGTCTTCAGAATGCAGGAAAAACTTCGCTCGTTAATGTTATCGCT ACTGGTGGATACAGTGAAGACATGATCCCAACG GTGGGATTTAATATGCGAAAAGTCGTTAAAGGAAATGTCACAATGAAACTGTGGGATCTTGGAGGTCAACCAAGATTTCGCAGTATGTGGGAGAGATACTGTCGCGCGGTTTCTGCCATTGT ATACGTAGTTGATGCTGCCGATCAAGGCAACATCAATATCTCTAAACAAGAGCTTCATGATTTACTGAGTAAACAATCACTCAGCGGTATTCCTTTGCTGGTAGTAGGAAACAAGATCGACAATCCTCAAGTCGTGTCTAAACAGGAGTTAACTGATCAAAT GGATTTGAAATCTCTAACAGGGCGAGAGGTATGTTGCTATATGATCTCGTGCAAGAACTCGACCAATATCGACCAGGTTATTGATTGGCTAGTGAAGCACTCGAGGTTGAGGAGCTGA
- the LOC140841007 gene encoding uncharacterized protein isoform X2, which yields MGNCQTAEAATTTVVIQHPGNDKVERIYSPVCANQVMNSNPGHYVALIRESVGAPPGRQLKLLRPDDILLLGQVYRLVSFEDVLKGFAAKKCVEVRKPLQEGGAFNAGQKKTNSNSNLKSANSCSKKTEHQDVHHLGSSSGGAIIGSGLGRYQASGGQWRPSLQSIAELGT from the exons ATGGGGAACTGCCAGACAGCGGAGGCGGCGACGACGACGGTGGTGATACAGCATCCGGGGAACGATAAGGTGGAGAGGATTTACTCGCCTGTGTGTGCCAACCAGGTCATGAATTCGAACCCCGGGCACTACGTGGCGCTTATCCGTGAAAGCGTAGGTGCTCCTCCGGGGAGGCAGCTGAAGCTTCTCCGGCCTGATGATATCTTGCTTCTTGGACAGGTTTACAGGCTTGTCAGCTTTGAAG ATGTGCTGAAAGGGTTTGCTGCAAAGAAATGCGTCGAAGTAAGAAAGCCGTTGCAGGAGGGAGGAGCATTTAATGCGGGGCAAAAGAAAACCAATTCAAACTCCAATCTAAAATCGGCAAATTCTTGTTCCAAGAAG ACGGAACACCAAGATGTACACCACCTCGGCAGTAGCAGTGGCGGAGCAATCATCGGGAGCGGCCTGGGAAGGTATCAGGCCAGCGGAGGCCAGTGGAGACCATCTTTACAGAGTATAGCTGAACTCGGAACTTGA
- the LOC140841007 gene encoding uncharacterized protein isoform X1: MGNCQTAEAATTTVVIQHPGNDKVERIYSPVCANQVMNSNPGHYVALIRESVGAPPGRQLKLLRPDDILLLGQVYRLVSFEDVLKGFAAKKCVEVRKPLQEGGAFNAGQKKTNSNSNLKSANSCSKKILFQTEHQDVHHLGSSSGGAIIGSGLGRYQASGGQWRPSLQSIAELGT; this comes from the exons ATGGGGAACTGCCAGACAGCGGAGGCGGCGACGACGACGGTGGTGATACAGCATCCGGGGAACGATAAGGTGGAGAGGATTTACTCGCCTGTGTGTGCCAACCAGGTCATGAATTCGAACCCCGGGCACTACGTGGCGCTTATCCGTGAAAGCGTAGGTGCTCCTCCGGGGAGGCAGCTGAAGCTTCTCCGGCCTGATGATATCTTGCTTCTTGGACAGGTTTACAGGCTTGTCAGCTTTGAAG ATGTGCTGAAAGGGTTTGCTGCAAAGAAATGCGTCGAAGTAAGAAAGCCGTTGCAGGAGGGAGGAGCATTTAATGCGGGGCAAAAGAAAACCAATTCAAACTCCAATCTAAAATCGGCAAATTCTTGTTCCAAGAAG ATACTTTTTCAGACGGAACACCAAGATGTACACCACCTCGGCAGTAGCAGTGGCGGAGCAATCATCGGGAGCGGCCTGGGAAGGTATCAGGCCAGCGGAGGCCAGTGGAGACCATCTTTACAGAGTATAGCTGAACTCGGAACTTGA
- the LOC140841337 gene encoding uncharacterized protein, producing MAEIKLSEMRDLTRIERIGAHSHIRGLGLDSALEPRYSSEGIVGQTSARKAAGVIVKMVQEGKIAGRAVLLAGQPGTGKTAIAMGMAKSLGQETPFAMLAGSELFSLEMSKTEALMQAFRKAIGVRIKEETEVIEGEVVEVQIDRPAVAGAASKTGKLTLKTTEMETVYDLGVKMIEALGKEKVQSGDVIAIDKASGKISKLGRSFSRSRDYDAMGAQTKFVQCPDGELQKRKEVVHCVTLHEIDVINSRTQGFLALFTGDTGEIRAEVREQIDTKVAEWREEGKAEIVPGVLFIDEVHMLDIECFSFLNRALENDMAPIVVVATNRGITSIRGTNYRSPHGIPIDFLDRLLIISTQPYTADDIRKILDIRCQEEDVEMSEDAKVLLTKIGENTSLRYAINLITSSALACLKRKGKLVEIEDISRVYELFFDVKRSTQYLMEYQSQYMFSEVPAAEGDVNEPNAMVS from the exons ATGGCGGAAATCAAGCTTTCCGAGATGCGAGATTTGACCCGAATTGAAAGAATCGGAGCTCATTCCCATATTCGAGGCCTGGGCCTCGACTCCGCCCTCGAACCACGATATTCCTCCGAGGGTATAGTCGGCCAGACATCCGCTCGTAAAGCTGCCGGAGTTATAGTTAAAATGGTGCAGGAAGGAAAAATTGCTGGCCGAGCTGTCCTTCTAGCTGGCCAGCCCGGTACTGGGAAGACCGCTATCGCCATGGGCATGGCCAAATCCCTTGGCCAAGAAACCCCTTTTGCTATGCTTGCTGGAAGTGAACTGTTTTCCCTCGAGATGTCGAAAACTGAGGCGCTGATGCAGGCCTTCAGGAAAGCTATCGGGGTTAGAATTAAGGAGGAAACTGAGGTGATTGAAGGTGAGGTGGTGGAGGTACAAATTGACCGCCCTGCGGTGGCGGGGGCCGCTTCGAAGACCGGGAAACTGACCCTAAAGACGACGGAGATGGAGACGGTGTATGATTTGGGGGTGAAGATGATCGAGGCGTTGGGGAAGGAGAAAGTGCAGAGTGGAGACGTGATTGCAATTGACAAGGCATCTGGGAAAATATCGAAGCTGGGTAGATCATTCTCGAGGTCGCGGGATTATGATGCCATGGGGGCGCAAACCAAGTTCGTGCAGTGCCCGGACGGGGAGCTGCAAAAGAGGAAGGAGGTTGTGCATTGCGTTACCCTTCACGAGATAGATGTAATCAACAGCAG AACTCAGGGTTTTTTAGCTTTGTTCACTGGTGATACCGGTGAAATTCGGGCTGAAGTTAGGGAACAAATCGATACAAAGGTTGCCGAGTGGAGGGAGGAAGGAAAAGCGGAAATTGTGCCAGGTGTACTTTTTATTGACGAAGTTCACATGCTTGACATTGAGTGCTTTTCCTTCTTGAACCGTGCATTGGAAAATGATATGGCACCTATAGTTGTTGTTGCCACCAACAGAGGGATTACCTCGATTCGAGGAACAAACTACAGATCCCCGCATGGTATTCCGATTGATTTTCTTGATCGCCTGTTAATCATCTCTACACAACCATATACGGCAGATGATATTCGAAAAATCTTGGACATCCGTTGTCAAGAGGAAGATGTAGAAATGTCAGAAGATGCTAAGGTTTTGTTGACGAAAATTGGAGAGAATACTTCTTTGAGATATGCTATTAACCTAATCACTTCCTCTGCGTTGGCCTGCCTAAAACGGAAGGGAAAGCTTGTAGAAATTGAAGACATTAGCAGAGTATACGAGCTATTTTTTGATGTCAAGAGGTCGACTCAATatttaatggaatatcaaaGTCAATACATGTTCAGTGAGGTGCCAGCAGCAGAGGGAGATGTAAATGAACCCAATGCCATGGTTTCATAA
- the LOC140841270 gene encoding putative glycosyltransferase 7 produces MVSSEVSQLHNLSMAKYNARSRAVSFLSDTFLMVGASMVALLTIWALWSFFSPNAKQTPAFSADLDASHTSTAASSVSCVDYVSGPNLRHDPPDQNFYDDPTIRYTIDSPPVKNWDEKRIEWLKQHPTFAAGVQNRILMVTGSQATPCKNPIGDYLLLKLFKNKVDYCRRHGIDIFYNNVLFQPKMFSFWAKTPTIKAVMLAHPEAEWIWWVDSDAAITDMDFKLPLERYKDHNFVLHGWLNLIYETKSWTSINAGVFLIRNCQWSMDFMDVWASMGPQSPEYDKWGETLSTLFKDKIFRESDDQSGLVYLLLKEKEKWGGKIYVEDEYYFEGYWMETLGTFENITEKYIQIEKESPLLRRRHAEKVSEVYATVWEEYLKGTGYGRGSWRRPFITHFTGCQPCSGNHNQMYSGQTCVDAMQKALLFADNQVLRNYGFVHLDLLDPSAVNPLPFDYPA; encoded by the coding sequence ATGGTGTCCTCGGAGGTCTCACAGCTCCATAATCTCTCCATGGCCAAGTATAATGCTCGGAGCAGGGCCGTTTCGTTTCTTTCCGATACATTTCTCATGGTTGGCGCTTCCATGGTGGCTCTCTTAACCATCTGGGCACTGTGGTCTTTCTTCAGCCCGAATGCAAAGCAGACTCCGGCTTTCTCTGCTGACTTAGACGCTTCACACACCTCCACCGCTGCCTCTTCCGTGAGCTGCGTCGATTATGTTTCGGGACCTAACCTCCGCCATGATCCGCCGGATCAGAACTTCTACGATGATCCTACAATAAGATATACAATAGACTCGCCGCCGGTTAAGAACTGGGACGAGAAGAGAATAGAGTGGCTGAAGCAGCACCCCACGTTCGCCGCCGGAGTGCAGAACCGGATTCTGATGGTGACCGGGTCACAAGCGACGCCGTGTAAGAATCCCATCGGAGATTATTTACTCCTGAAACTCTTCAAGAACAAGGTGGATTACTGCAGGCGGCACGGCATCGACATTTTCTACAATAACGTGCTGTTCCAGCCGAAGATGTTCTCTTTCTGGGCCAAAACCCCCACCATTAAAGCCGTAATGCTCGCCCATCCCGAAGCCGAATGGATCTGGTGGGTCGATTCCGATGCCGCCATAACAGACATGGACTTCAAACTCCCATTAGAAAGATACAAGGACCATAACTTCGTACTCCACGGCTGGCTTAATTTAATCTACGAGACGAAGAGCTGGACCAGCATCAACGCGGGTGTGTTCCTCATCAGAAATTGCCAATGGTCGATGGATTTCATGGATGTCTGGGCCAGCATGGGTCCACAATCACCTGAATACGATAAATGGGGCGAAACCCTGAGCACTCTtttcaaagacaagatttttCGAGAATCCGATGATCAATCCGGCTTAGTTTACTTGCTATTGAAAGAGAAAGAGAAATGGGGAGGCAAAATCTACGTCGAGGATGAATATTACTTCGAAGGGTATTGGATGGAGACTCTTGGCACATTCGAGAATATCACAGAAAAGTATATACAAATCGAGAAGGAGTCGCCATTGTTGAGGAGGAGACACGCAGAGAAAGTGAGCGAAGTTTATGCTACTGTGTGGGAGGAGTATCTCAAGGGAACTGGATATGGAAGAGGAAGTTGGAGAAGGCCGTTCATCACTCATTTCACAGGGTGTCAGCCGTGCAGTGGGAATCATAACCAGATGTATTCTGGGCAGACTTGCGTTGATGCAATGCAGAAAGCTCTGTTGTTTGCAGATAATCAGGTGCTGAGGAATTACGGGTTCGTGCATTTGGATTTGTTGGATCCCTCGGCGGTGAATCCTCTGCCATTTGATTACCCTGCTTGA